In the genome of Longimicrobiaceae bacterium, the window CCTGTTCGCCGACATCGCCAGCACCATCTCGCAGGCGAACACCAACATCAAGAGCGCCGACATCCAGGCCGACGAGCTGGGGATGCACGGCCAGTTCGTGGTGGAGGTGGAGAACCTGACGCACCTGAACCGGGTGCTCGCCGCCATCCGCAAGGTCAAGGGCGTGATCTCGGTGGAGCGGCGCGAGGCGGTGGGGGAGAGCGACCTGACCGAAGCGTAAGGCGGAACTCGCTGAGGTGCGGGATGTTGGTCGACGGATGCGATGGCCGGGTCGCGGCGGCCCGTCCGCGCGGAAGGAGTGGGGTTCGTGGCGGCGGCATCGCCCTGGCGGGAAAACCCGCGGGCTACAACGGCACGAAGGCCACCGGCGTGGCTTGCGGCCGTGAATTTTTCGCGACCAGCGTGCGAGCGTCGCAGCCGTACGAACCACGGGTGGTGCGGGTGGATGCCGCTGCATCGTTGCCTCATCTCAGCGCGGAACATGCGGCGCGTAGGGGTGCGATTCATCGCATCCGAAATTCTCCGAACGCGGAATCGCTGCGGCTACCTACGGCGCCGATGGTGCTTCGTCCGCGAACGTCTCTCCGATGCCTGGCGGTGGTGCGGCAGCAGCCCGCGAAGGCGGGCTTCGTGCCTTCGTAGCCGTGGCTTCAGCCGCCAGGCGTCTACCGCCCGCGAGGATTGCGGCACCCGGGCACCGTCCGCATCTCTCCATCTCGCTCGACCTTTCCCACCCTGCACTCCTGTTGCCCATGCGTCTGCGTTCGCGCTTTGCTTCCGTGGTGATCGTCGGCATGACGATGGCGCTGGGTCGCGTGGACCAGTCGCTCGCGCAGGCGGGTCGTGCGCAGGCGGACGATGCGGCGCGTTTCGATGCGCGGCTCAACGCGTGGGCGGACATGGAAACGGGGACGCCGGGCGAGCGCACGGCGGCGAGGGCGGCGCTCTCCGCGCTGGACTCGCTGGTGCTGCACCGGCTGGACGCGCGCGCGGCCCCCGCGGCCGTGAACCGTGCTCTCGCGGCGCTGCACGGCTACGAGGGTGCGACGGAAGGCGAGGGGACGCAGTTGGGGCGCGTCGCGTTCTACAGCGTGCTTCCACGCGAGCTGCCCAGCTATTACGCGCATCCGCTCGCCATCGGGCGGGACACGGTGGTGCTGGGGATCTTCGCGCTGCCGGGGCAGGGGCCCGCGCGCCTGAGTGTGTACGCACGCCGCGGGCGCCGGTGGACGCGGACGGCGCTGGCCGACCGCCCGTACCCGCTTTCCGCGTACGCGCTGCCGATGGGCGGCGACGCGCTGGGGCTGGTGACGATGGAGAGCTTCACCGGCGGCGACCGGGTGGACGGCTTCGTGAGGCTGTGGCGGCTGGACCGCTCCGGCGCGCTGCGGCTCCAGGAGGCGGGGCGGGGCAGGATGGTGGACTGGGATGCGAAGCCTTCGCGCACGTCGGTCGCCATCGCGTACGACAGCTTTCCCGCGGCCGTGGAGGCGCCCGTGCTGGGGACGCGGCTGCGCTCGCAGGTGACGTACGCGGTGCGCGGAGGCCGCATCGCTGCGGACACGGTGGCGCTCAACCCGTGGATGCACACCGTGGAGCGCTTCTTCTCGCTCGCGCGGCACGGGCGGCGCACGCAGGCACGCGGGCTGGTGCGGGGGAGCGACGCGCTGTTCGCCCGCGTGGCGCGCCTGCGGGAGAGCACGCTCGCGGAGGGCGGCAACGGCCCGCGCGGCGAAGGCTGGGTGTCGTTCGACACGAACCCACGTTCGCGCGTCGTCGTGCGGAAGGGCACGGACAGTCGGTGGCGCATCACCGGGCTGGTGCCCGATCCCGGCAAGCCCGCGAGCCCGTGAGCCGTCCGGCAAGCGTGGACGACGTGGAGCAGGGCCGGACGCCAGTTCGAGAGCGCGAAGTCGGCGATTCGGTCCCGGCGCGGATGTGTTGAGGTGGGGTGCGGATGCGGCGAGCGAAACGCTGCGGATGGTGGGGATCAGGCGGGCTGACGAACTTCACGGGAGGCGGGGATGAGCGAGACGAGCGGTGGGGCGGCGGGCGTGCGGATGAAGCAGCTCACGCCGGTGATGATGGTGGACGAGGTGGAGCCGTGCATCGCGTTCTGGGCGGACCGGCTGGGCTTCACGGTGGAGAACCAGGTCCCCGGTCCGGACGGCAAGCTGATCTTCGCCAGCGCGGCGCGCGACGGCATCGAGGTGATGTACCAGACGCGAGCGAGCGTGCTGGAAGAGACGCCGGACGCGGACGTGACCGGCCACTCGGTCGCTCTCTTCATCACCGTCGATGACCTGGACCCGGTGGAGCGCGCGGTGGAAGGCGCCCCCGTCGTGAAGCCGCGCCACGAGACCTTCTACGGCTCCCTGGAGCTGTACGTCCGCGAGCCCGGCGGCAACACCGTCGGCTTCGCGCAGTTCAAGCCCGCGGACGCGTAACGCAGCGTCCGGCGTACACGATCGGCCGAGCCGGGGGAGGCTGCCGGATTCGCGAGAGTGGGAACGCCGTCACGTGAGGGACGCGCGCCCGGAGGGGCGAGACCCCGGCGCGATGGAACGAGGAAGATCGGGGTAATGCCCGGAGGCTGACGACGCGCGGAACCGCCGGGGGCTCGCCGCAGTTGGGCAGCGTAGTGTGCTGCCTTACTGCGCGCGCAGCCCGGCCCCGCTCGCGGGGACACGCCCAACCCGTCGTCCCGCAGTTCCGCCGTCGCCCCTCCCGCCGAGAGACTTTGGATCACATGAGAACGACCCCGCGCCATTGCTCCACGCGGCGCGGGGTCGCACTTTGTACGAGATGCCCCCGCCGCGAACTGCGGTGTTTGTTCGGGGTATCAGGAGGGCTCGCCAGCAGCACCTCCATGCACTGACCGGAAAACGACTTATGCCGTTCGAGCTCGTCTCTCCCTTCTCCCCCGCAGGCGACCAGCCCCGCGCTATCGCGGAGCTGAACGAGGGCCTGCGCCGCGGCGACAAGTACCAGACGCTGCTGGGCGCCACGGGCACGGGCAAGACGCTGAGCATCGCCCACGTGATCGCGGAGCTGGGGAAGCCGGCGCTGGTGATGAGCCACAACAAGACGCTGGCGGCGCAGCTCTACGGCGAGCTGAAGCAGTTCTTCCCCAAGAACGCCGTCGAATTCTTCATCTCGTACTACGACTACTACCAGCCCGAGGCGTACGTGCCCACCACGGACACGTACATCGAGAAGGACAGCTCGATCAACGAGGACATCGAGCGGCTGCGCCTGCGCGCCACGTCCAGCCTTATGGAGCGCGAGGACGTGATCATCGTCTCCTCCGTCTCGTGCATCTACGGCCTGGGAGATCCCAAGGAGTACCGCTCGCTCATGCTCACGCTGGAGCGGGGGCAGCAGATCGCGCGGAAGAAGATCCTGGAGGCGCTGGTCAACATCCAGTACAACCGCAACGACACGGCCTTCGAGCGCGGCACCTTCCGCGTGCGCGGCGACACGGTGGAAGTGTACCCGGCGTACGAGGAGCAGGGGGTGCGCATAGAGCTGTGGGGCGACGAGATCGAGCGCATCTCGCGCTTCGACCCGCTCACGGGCGACACCATCGCGGTGCTGCCGCGCACGGCCATCTACCCCGCGAAGCACTTCGTCTCGCAGCGGCCCACGATCGAGCGCGCGGTGGGCCGCATCCGCGCGGAGCTGGACGGGCGGCTGCGGCAGCTGCTGGGCGAGGGCAAGCTGCTGGAGGCCCAGCGGTTGGAGTCGCGCACGAACTTCGACATCGAGATGATGCTGGAGATCGGCACGTGCGCGGGCATCGAGAACTACTCGCGCCACATCGCCGGCCGCGCGGAGGGCGAGCGGCCGGGCTGCCTGTTCGACTACTTCCCCGAGGACTTCCTGCTCGTCGTGGACGAAAGCCACGTGAGCGTGCCCCAGATCGGCG includes:
- a CDS encoding VOC family protein; amino-acid sequence: MSETSGGAAGVRMKQLTPVMMVDEVEPCIAFWADRLGFTVENQVPGPDGKLIFASAARDGIEVMYQTRASVLEETPDADVTGHSVALFITVDDLDPVERAVEGAPVVKPRHETFYGSLELYVREPGGNTVGFAQFKPADA
- the uvrB gene encoding excinuclease ABC subunit UvrB, producing the protein MPFELVSPFSPAGDQPRAIAELNEGLRRGDKYQTLLGATGTGKTLSIAHVIAELGKPALVMSHNKTLAAQLYGELKQFFPKNAVEFFISYYDYYQPEAYVPTTDTYIEKDSSINEDIERLRLRATSSLMEREDVIIVSSVSCIYGLGDPKEYRSLMLTLERGQQIARKKILEALVNIQYNRNDTAFERGTFRVRGDTVEVYPAYEEQGVRIELWGDEIERISRFDPLTGDTIAVLPRTAIYPAKHFVSQRPTIERAVGRIRAELDGRLRQLLGEGKLLEAQRLESRTNFDIEMMLEIGTCAGIENYSRHIAGRAEGERPGCLFDYFPEDFLLVVDESHVSVPQIGGMYNGDRARKLTLVDHGFRLPSALDNRPLKFDEWETLTPRAIFVSATPGEYELAKSGGVVVEQIIRPTGLLDPVVVVRPVRGQVDDLLAEIREREGKSERVLVTTLTKRMAEDLTGFLQQAGVRVRYLHSDIDALERVEILRDLRLGKFDVLIGINLLREGLDLPEVSLVAILDADKEGFLRSSSSLIQTVGRAARNSQGKAILYADRITGSMARMMEETDRRRVMQVAYNEEHGIIPQTIIKSVEEIERSTRVADSRSAKNAAADEVKAKRVAEARAPYGSKSLEETLKDVEQQMRDAAARLDFEQAALLRDQYLELRAQMDGVRAGAVPKRSVGAMRNA